The following are from one region of the Thiocapsa rosea genome:
- a CDS encoding nitrous oxide reductase accessory protein NosL, whose protein sequence is MDPSFCADGRRLYAGILVAMLTFVLPACGGDPGQGPVEVKWDRDACERCRMVLSDRLHSAQVRVPTPDGRSRVYRFDDIGCALIWLEDRAERDDSATEIWVNDWRTGDWIDARTATYLRGQVTPMEYGLGAQPEPAPDGLDFTHAKAHIFDVEARFNVHGGHLHPPGTLRRAEHK, encoded by the coding sequence ATGGATCCGTCTTTCTGCGCCGACGGCAGACGACTCTACGCCGGTATTCTGGTGGCCATGCTCACGTTCGTCCTCCCCGCCTGCGGCGGCGATCCTGGACAAGGACCTGTCGAGGTGAAATGGGACCGCGATGCCTGCGAGCGCTGCCGCATGGTCCTCTCGGACCGATTGCACTCCGCACAGGTGCGTGTCCCGACGCCGGACGGGCGCTCGCGCGTTTATCGCTTCGACGACATCGGATGCGCCCTGATCTGGCTCGAAGACCGCGCCGAGCGCGACGACTCCGCCACCGAAATCTGGGTGAACGACTGGCGCACCGGCGACTGGATCGACGCACGCACCGCGACCTATCTGCGAGGCCAGGTGACGCCGATGGAATACGGCCTCGGCGCCCAACCCGAGCCCGCGCCGGACGGGCTCGACTTCACGCACGCCAAGGCGCACATCTTCGATGTCGAAGCGCGCTTCAATGTCCACGGCGGACACCTCCACCCCCCGGGAACCCTGAGACGGGCAGAGCACAAATGA
- a CDS encoding type I restriction enzyme endonuclease domain-containing protein has product MKSLLGTKGFARINGIADAMDAVYTSDESKRRFEILARQLFVRFRALLMEPMAFTYAERHDNIEAIYKKLTERRDTADVTELLKELHRIVNQAIRAEAPGDDQTEGLTYDLSRIDLERLRDEFAKKVRHKATALQDIREIVEQKLAEMLRHNPKRMDDYKRYQEIVADDNREKDRVTIEDTFAALTDLVGGLDAEQRRAAEEGLSEDELALFDLLQKETLGKAEREIDRAMTPRLHIANGLQQFLAESALGIAFKELLAATG; this is encoded by the coding sequence ATGAAGTCCCTACTCGGGACTAAAGGCTTTGCGCGCATCAATGGCATTGCGGACGCCATGGACGCCGTCTACACCAGTGACGAGTCCAAACGGCGTTTCGAGATCCTGGCCCGCCAGCTCTTCGTTCGATTCCGGGCGCTGCTGATGGAGCCGATGGCCTTCACCTATGCCGAGCGACACGACAACATCGAGGCCATCTACAAGAAACTCACCGAGCGGCGCGACACCGCAGACGTCACCGAGCTTCTGAAGGAGCTGCACCGCATCGTGAATCAGGCCATCCGCGCCGAGGCACCGGGTGACGACCAAACCGAGGGGCTGACCTACGATCTCAGCCGGATCGACCTGGAGAGGCTCCGCGACGAGTTCGCGAAGAAGGTCAGGCACAAAGCGACGGCGCTCCAGGACATCCGCGAGATCGTCGAACAGAAGCTCGCCGAGATGCTCAGGCACAATCCGAAACGGATGGATGACTACAAGCGCTACCAGGAGATCGTCGCCGACGACAACCGCGAGAAGGACCGGGTCACGATCGAAGACACCTTCGCCGCCCTGACGGACCTGGTCGGCGGTCTTGATGCCGAGCAGCGACGTGCCGCCGAGGAGGGGCTCAGCGAAGATGAGCTCGCGCTCTTCGACCTGCTGCAGAAGGAGACGCTCGGCAAAGCGGAACGCGAAATAGACCGCGCCATGACGCCCCGCCTTCACATCGCGAACGGCTTGCAGCAGTTCCTCGCCGAGAGTGCGCTTGGCATCGCGTTCAAGGAACTCCTTGCAGCAACGGGATGA
- a CDS encoding NapH/MauN family ferredoxin-type protein, whose amino-acid sequence MSYFVDSLRQLAGLKPVKPTPEQIPIPIQLIYKEKRKTPLTRDALQAVEAGHARSPNRHKWRNRRWITLIVVNLLFVVSYVLDVQLVEGALTASRVIGFHLADLNSALQVTLAYKHVVINLLIGTLTVVVLWILLGGRTFCSWVCPYHLVAEWAESLHLWLAKHGWAIDIQFHRTVRAVFYVIFALLALLTGYTVFETISPTGILSRALIYGPGLALLWILALLAVEVLLSRRAWCRYVCPIGITYGLVGVFSPLRVQYKMQSCHHEGDCRSVCLVPHVLDVTIRGRARGLATDIGADCTRCGLCVDICPTSSLSFTYKGLEKVL is encoded by the coding sequence ATGAGCTATTTCGTCGACTCGCTGCGCCAGCTCGCGGGGCTCAAGCCGGTCAAGCCCACGCCCGAGCAGATCCCGATCCCGATCCAGTTGATCTATAAGGAGAAGCGCAAAACGCCGCTGACACGCGATGCGCTGCAAGCCGTCGAGGCCGGTCACGCACGCAGCCCGAACCGCCACAAATGGCGCAATCGCCGCTGGATCACCTTAATTGTCGTGAACCTGCTGTTCGTCGTCTCCTATGTGCTCGACGTCCAACTCGTCGAGGGCGCGTTGACCGCCTCGCGCGTCATCGGCTTTCACCTGGCCGATCTCAATTCGGCGCTGCAGGTCACGCTGGCCTACAAGCACGTCGTCATCAACCTCTTGATCGGCACCCTGACCGTCGTGGTGCTCTGGATCCTGCTCGGCGGGCGCACCTTCTGCTCTTGGGTCTGTCCCTATCATTTGGTCGCCGAATGGGCCGAGTCGCTGCATCTATGGCTCGCCAAGCACGGCTGGGCGATCGATATCCAGTTCCATCGCACCGTGCGGGCGGTCTTCTACGTCATCTTCGCCTTGCTTGCATTGCTGACCGGCTACACCGTCTTCGAGACCATCTCGCCGACCGGGATCCTCAGCCGCGCGCTCATCTACGGCCCCGGTCTCGCGCTGCTTTGGATCCTCGCCCTGCTGGCCGTCGAGGTGCTGCTCTCGCGTCGGGCCTGGTGTCGCTATGTCTGCCCGATCGGGATCACCTACGGTCTCGTCGGTGTCTTCTCGCCGCTGCGCGTGCAGTACAAGATGCAGAGCTGCCACCACGAGGGTGACTGTCGCAGTGTCTGCTTGGTGCCCCATGTGCTCGATGTCACCATTCGCGGCCGAGCGCGGGGACTCGCCACCGACATCGGTGCGGACTGTACCCGCTGCGGTCTCTGCGTGGATATCTGTCCGACCAGCTCGCTGAGCTTCACCTACAAGGGGCTGGAGAAGGTCCTATGA
- a CDS encoding helix-turn-helix domain-containing protein: MSDLENDDSVETYASVWDAIADTPAEAANLKLRSELMDQISATIASRGWTQNEAAMRCGVTQPRMNDLLRGRISRFSLDALVNIAAALGMRVAVRLEAA; the protein is encoded by the coding sequence ATGAGCGACCTTGAGAATGACGACAGCGTCGAGACCTACGCCAGCGTTTGGGATGCCATCGCCGACACCCCGGCGGAGGCCGCCAACCTGAAGCTGCGCTCCGAACTGATGGACCAGATCAGCGCCACCATCGCCTCACGCGGATGGACCCAGAACGAGGCCGCAATGCGCTGCGGGGTGACCCAGCCTCGGATGAACGATTTGCTGCGCGGACGCATTTCGCGCTTTTCGCTCGATGCCTTGGTCAATATCGCGGCGGCACTCGGGATGCGCGTCGCGGTTCGGCTGGAGGCGGCCTGA
- a CDS encoding ABC transporter permease, with protein sequence MREFWLTAQTDLLESFRAKWFVAYTLVFGGLVVLLFAFGLTESRIMGFTGLSRLMVTYIQLAMAILPVFVLITTVRSVAGDREAGVYEYLLSLPIGLAPWYWGKLAGRFLVVFLPVFLAMVGAIVWGSVKGAAVPWVLFIWYTALLMALAWCFLGIGMLLSTLSRSADVAQASAFVVWLTLLLFLDLILLGTLIRNQIPPETVVGIALANPMQVFRTAAMLLLDSQLVMLGPSAYVILDNFGQAGYMAYAIVYPMLVGTACAFGGYLLFRRGDLP encoded by the coding sequence ATGCGTGAATTCTGGCTGACCGCCCAAACCGATCTCCTCGAGTCGTTTCGGGCCAAGTGGTTCGTCGCCTACACGCTCGTCTTCGGCGGGCTGGTGGTCCTGCTGTTCGCCTTCGGGCTGACCGAGTCGCGGATCATGGGCTTTACCGGGCTGTCCCGCCTGATGGTGACCTATATCCAGCTCGCCATGGCCATCCTGCCGGTCTTCGTGCTCATCACGACCGTCCGCTCGGTGGCCGGAGATCGCGAGGCCGGCGTCTACGAATACCTACTCTCGCTGCCCATCGGTCTGGCGCCGTGGTACTGGGGCAAGCTCGCGGGGCGTTTCCTGGTTGTCTTCCTGCCCGTGTTCCTCGCGATGGTCGGCGCCATCGTCTGGGGCTCGGTGAAAGGGGCCGCCGTGCCCTGGGTGCTCTTCATCTGGTACACGGCGCTGCTGATGGCGCTGGCCTGGTGTTTCCTGGGCATCGGCATGCTGCTCTCGACCCTCAGCCGCTCGGCCGATGTGGCCCAGGCGTCCGCCTTCGTCGTTTGGCTGACGCTCCTGCTGTTCCTGGATCTCATCCTGCTCGGCACCCTGATCCGCAATCAGATCCCGCCCGAGACGGTCGTCGGCATCGCCCTGGCCAACCCCATGCAGGTCTTCCGTACCGCAGCGATGCTCCTGCTCGATTCGCAGCTGGTCATGCTCGGCCCCTCCGCCTACGTCATCCTCGACAACTTCGGGCAGGCCGGGTACATGGCCTACGCCATTGTCTACCCGATGCTGGTCGGCACCGCGTGTGCATTCGGCGGTTATCTGCTTTTCCGTCGCGGCGACCTGCCGTAA
- a CDS encoding ABC transporter ATP-binding protein: MIRFEQVTKRFRRQTVLKGVDLVIARGHRVALVGSNGAGKTTLIRCLLGEYVCQGKVRVDDLDPRAHRREVLGKIGFVPQLPPPLKMPVGQLIQFASGVCGADPRRMEAVATRLGLDAKAFRHQPFVKLSGGQKQKLLISIALGRDTELLVMDEPAANLDPDARHIFFELLAERQGQVAMLISSHRLDEVAALVNRVIEMDQGLVVLDDRVADLVDLTSRLRCRLVLRRADDAFARAVTPWGLRSLDLGITWEGWVAGADRLRFLGLLSRYAGLLESIRLDAASEPGLAEVRYA; this comes from the coding sequence ATGATCCGTTTCGAGCAGGTCACCAAACGGTTTCGTCGTCAGACCGTCCTGAAGGGGGTCGATCTCGTCATCGCGCGCGGACACCGGGTCGCCTTGGTCGGCTCCAACGGGGCCGGCAAGACCACGCTGATCCGCTGTTTGCTCGGCGAGTATGTCTGTCAGGGCAAGGTCCGTGTCGATGATCTGGACCCGCGCGCGCACCGGCGCGAGGTGCTCGGCAAGATCGGCTTCGTGCCGCAGCTGCCGCCGCCGCTGAAGATGCCGGTCGGGCAGTTGATCCAGTTCGCTTCCGGGGTCTGCGGCGCGGATCCGCGCCGTATGGAGGCGGTCGCGACGCGGCTCGGGCTGGATGCGAAGGCGTTTCGGCACCAGCCCTTCGTCAAGCTCTCTGGCGGGCAGAAACAAAAGCTGCTGATCAGCATCGCCCTGGGTCGGGATACCGAGCTGCTGGTCATGGACGAGCCCGCCGCCAACCTGGACCCCGACGCGCGGCACATCTTCTTCGAACTCCTCGCCGAGCGTCAGGGGCAGGTCGCCATGCTGATCTCCAGTCACCGTCTCGACGAGGTCGCCGCGCTCGTGAACCGGGTCATCGAGATGGACCAGGGTCTGGTCGTGCTCGACGACCGCGTCGCGGACCTGGTCGATCTCACCAGCCGTCTACGCTGCCGTCTGGTCCTGAGGCGGGCCGACGACGCCTTTGCGCGCGCAGTCACCCCATGGGGTCTACGCAGTCTCGATCTGGGCATCACCTGGGAAGGCTGGGTCGCCGGGGCGGACCGGCTGAGGTTCCTCGGGCTGTTGTCGCGTTATGCGGGGCTGCTTGAGTCGATCCGATTGGACGCGGCGAGCGAGCCGGGGCTGGCCGAGGTGCGGTATGCGTAA